Proteins encoded in a region of the Mycolicibacterium neoaurum genome:
- a CDS encoding cation-translocating P-type ATPase, with protein sequence MTAIITGLSDAEVAQRVAEGKTNDVPTRAARSVAEIVRANVFTRINAILGVLFAIVVATGSLINGLFGLLIVANSAIGIIQELRAKQTLDKLAIVGQAKPVVRRQSGTRAVAPSEVVLDDIIEVGPGDQITVDGEVLEENNLEVDESLLTGEADPMPKDRGDKVMSGSFVVAGTGAYRATKVGREAYAAQLAEEASKFTLVKSELRSGINKILQFITYLLVPAGALIIYTQLFTTDAGWRESVLRMVGALVPMVPEGLVLMTSIAFAVGVVRLGQRQCLVQELPAIEGLARVDVVCADKTGTLTENGMRVSDLAAFGESDAAAVLAQLAADDTRPNASMAAIAEAYADPPGWTATANAPFKSATKWSGSSYGEHGNWVIGAPDVLLDPQSPEAAEAERIGSRGLRVLLLGSCDTAVDAANAPGTVSPVALVILEQRVRPDAKDTLEYFASQRVTVKVISGDNAKSVGAVAGTLGLHGETLDARRLPEQTEEMADALDQYTTFGRVRPDQKRAMVHALQSRGHTVAMTGDGVNDVLALKDADIGVAMGSGSSASRAVAQIVLLDNKFATLPYVVAEGRRVIGNIERVSNLFLTKTVYSVLLAALVGIGGLTSTLFGTDPLLYPFQPIHVTIAAWFTIGIPAFILSLAPNHERAKPGFVRRVMTSALPAGVIVGVSTFVSYLLAYEGRGATAEQQTQASTTALITLLVASVWVLAVVARPYEWWRVALVAMSGLAYVVIFALPLAQRTFLLDPSNLTLTSMGLLIGAVGAMLVEIAWWVEGKLSGEPRKLWR encoded by the coding sequence ATGACAGCGATCATCACCGGTCTGTCCGATGCCGAGGTCGCCCAGCGGGTCGCCGAGGGTAAGACCAACGACGTACCGACCCGGGCCGCCCGCAGTGTCGCGGAGATCGTGCGCGCCAACGTCTTCACCCGTATCAACGCGATCCTCGGTGTGTTGTTTGCCATCGTGGTGGCTACCGGATCGCTGATCAACGGGCTCTTCGGACTGCTCATCGTGGCCAACAGCGCCATCGGCATCATCCAGGAGCTGCGGGCCAAGCAGACCCTGGACAAGCTGGCCATCGTCGGGCAGGCGAAACCGGTGGTGCGCAGGCAGTCCGGTACCCGGGCCGTGGCGCCGAGCGAGGTCGTCCTCGACGACATCATCGAGGTCGGTCCCGGCGACCAGATCACCGTCGACGGAGAGGTGTTGGAGGAGAACAACCTTGAGGTCGACGAGTCACTGCTGACAGGCGAGGCCGATCCGATGCCCAAGGATCGTGGCGACAAGGTGATGTCGGGCAGCTTCGTCGTCGCGGGGACAGGTGCCTACCGCGCCACCAAGGTGGGTCGCGAGGCCTACGCCGCGCAGTTGGCCGAGGAGGCCAGCAAGTTCACGCTGGTGAAATCCGAACTGCGCAGCGGTATCAACAAGATCCTGCAGTTCATCACCTACCTGCTGGTGCCTGCCGGTGCGTTGATCATCTACACCCAGCTGTTCACCACCGACGCGGGGTGGCGAGAATCGGTGCTGCGGATGGTCGGCGCGCTGGTGCCGATGGTGCCCGAGGGCCTGGTGCTGATGACCTCGATAGCGTTTGCCGTGGGCGTGGTGCGGTTGGGCCAGCGTCAGTGCCTGGTGCAGGAACTGCCCGCCATCGAGGGACTGGCCCGCGTCGACGTGGTGTGTGCGGACAAGACCGGGACCCTGACCGAGAACGGAATGCGGGTCAGCGATCTGGCGGCGTTCGGTGAATCCGACGCCGCCGCGGTGCTGGCCCAGTTGGCCGCCGACGACACCCGGCCCAATGCCAGCATGGCGGCCATCGCCGAGGCCTACGCCGACCCGCCCGGTTGGACCGCCACCGCCAACGCCCCGTTCAAATCCGCCACCAAATGGAGCGGCAGCTCCTATGGCGAACACGGCAACTGGGTGATCGGCGCCCCCGACGTCCTGCTCGACCCGCAGTCACCCGAGGCCGCCGAGGCCGAGCGCATCGGTTCGCGTGGGCTGCGGGTGCTGCTGCTCGGGTCCTGTGACACGGCCGTCGATGCTGCGAACGCACCGGGCACCGTCAGTCCCGTCGCGCTGGTGATCCTCGAGCAGCGGGTGCGGCCCGATGCCAAGGACACCCTCGAATACTTTGCCTCCCAACGGGTCACGGTCAAGGTGATCTCCGGGGACAACGCCAAGTCGGTCGGCGCGGTCGCCGGCACGCTGGGCCTGCACGGTGAGACTCTGGACGCCCGGCGGTTGCCCGAGCAGACCGAGGAGATGGCCGACGCGCTGGATCAGTACACCACCTTCGGGCGGGTTCGTCCCGACCAGAAGCGCGCCATGGTGCACGCGCTGCAGTCCCGTGGGCACACCGTCGCCATGACCGGCGACGGCGTCAACGACGTGCTGGCGCTCAAGGATGCCGATATCGGTGTGGCGATGGGGTCGGGGAGCTCGGCGTCGCGGGCGGTGGCCCAGATCGTGTTGCTGGACAACAAGTTCGCCACCCTGCCCTATGTGGTGGCCGAGGGGCGCCGGGTGATCGGCAATATCGAGCGGGTCTCCAACCTGTTCCTCACCAAGACGGTGTACTCGGTGCTGCTCGCCGCCCTGGTCGGTATCGGCGGCCTGACGTCCACGCTGTTCGGCACCGATCCGCTGCTCTATCCGTTCCAGCCGATCCACGTCACCATCGCGGCCTGGTTCACCATCGGCATCCCCGCGTTCATTCTGTCGTTGGCGCCCAATCATGAGCGTGCCAAACCGGGGTTCGTGCGCCGGGTCATGACCTCGGCGCTGCCTGCCGGCGTGATCGTCGGGGTCAGCACGTTCGTCTCCTACCTGCTCGCCTATGAGGGGCGTGGTGCCACGGCCGAGCAGCAGACCCAGGCGTCGACGACCGCCTTGATCACCCTGCTGGTGGCCTCGGTCTGGGTGTTGGCGGTGGTGGCGCGCCCCTACGAGTGGTGGCGGGTCGCGCTGGTGGCGATGTCCGGATTGGCCTATGTGGTGATCTTCGCGCTGCCGCTGGCCCAGCGGACCTTCTTGCTCGACCCGTCGAACCTCACGCTCACCTCGATGGGCCTGCTGATCGGTGCCGTCGGGGCGATGCTGGTCGAGATCGCCTGGTGGGTGGAGGGCAAACTGTCCGGTGAACCGCGGAAACTGTGGCGCTAG
- a CDS encoding serine hydrolase — MRLILTCAAAVLVLAGCATDSGAPETSTTSPGAAPGATGAPVPPPLVPAMPLPENAVDNAVAKLDGIAEQLLQTSGVPGMAVAVVHGGKTIYAKGFGVRDTRTGESVDPDTVFQLASLSKPVSATVTARAVDAKTVGWDTPVVEKLPWFALSDPAVTRMLTIGDLFSHRSGLPDHAGDQLEDIGYDRRAVLEKLRQLPLDPFRISYAYTNFGLTAGAEAVAAAAGEPWEQLAQESLFGPLGMTSTSYRFADYQARKNRAVGHIRVGPGDYQPRYTRDPDAQSPAGGVSSSVNDMARWMSMVLAEGQPLMQPASLLPALTPQIVSSPGSEPAMRSGFYGYGFNLSTTAAARTEASHSGAFQLGAGTNVLLLPSADVGIIALTNGTISGVPEALTAQFADLVQFGEVREPWYDLYSSRMLPMSDPVGSLVGKTPPADPAPARPLSSYVGTYRNDFWGPATVTERDGTLFLGMGPRGDSFELTHWDGDVFTFSFVTENAPPGTISKATFDGAKLTLEYYDDGVFTR, encoded by the coding sequence GTGAGACTGATCTTGACCTGTGCCGCGGCGGTCCTGGTGCTGGCCGGTTGTGCCACGGACTCCGGTGCGCCGGAGACCTCCACGACCTCTCCCGGTGCCGCTCCCGGTGCAACCGGGGCACCGGTTCCGCCGCCGCTGGTCCCGGCCATGCCGCTGCCGGAGAACGCGGTGGACAACGCCGTCGCCAAGCTGGACGGTATCGCCGAACAGCTGCTGCAGACCTCCGGCGTGCCCGGTATGGCGGTGGCCGTGGTGCATGGGGGAAAAACCATCTACGCCAAGGGGTTCGGGGTGCGTGACACGCGCACGGGTGAATCGGTCGATCCCGACACGGTGTTCCAACTGGCCTCGCTGTCCAAACCGGTGAGCGCGACGGTCACCGCGCGCGCCGTCGACGCCAAGACCGTCGGGTGGGACACCCCGGTGGTCGAGAAGCTGCCGTGGTTCGCCCTATCGGACCCGGCCGTCACCCGCATGCTCACCATCGGTGACCTGTTCTCGCACCGGTCCGGGCTTCCCGATCACGCCGGTGACCAACTCGAGGACATCGGCTACGACCGGCGCGCGGTGTTGGAGAAGCTCCGGCAGCTGCCGCTGGACCCGTTCCGGATCTCCTACGCCTACACCAATTTCGGATTGACCGCCGGTGCCGAGGCGGTCGCCGCGGCCGCCGGCGAACCCTGGGAGCAGCTGGCCCAGGAGTCGCTGTTCGGCCCGCTGGGCATGACCTCGACGAGCTACCGGTTCGCCGATTACCAGGCGCGGAAGAACCGGGCAGTCGGGCATATTCGGGTCGGGCCCGGCGATTATCAACCGCGCTATACCAGAGATCCCGATGCACAGTCCCCGGCCGGCGGGGTGAGCTCATCGGTGAACGATATGGCGCGCTGGATGTCGATGGTGCTGGCCGAGGGGCAACCGCTGATGCAGCCGGCATCGCTGCTGCCCGCGCTGACCCCGCAGATCGTGTCCAGTCCCGGTAGCGAGCCGGCCATGCGCTCGGGGTTCTACGGCTACGGATTCAACCTGAGCACCACCGCCGCCGCCCGCACCGAGGCGAGCCATTCGGGTGCCTTCCAACTCGGGGCGGGTACCAATGTCCTGTTGCTGCCCTCGGCCGATGTCGGGATCATCGCGCTGACCAACGGGACGATCTCCGGCGTGCCGGAGGCGCTGACCGCACAGTTCGCCGATCTGGTGCAGTTCGGCGAGGTCCGCGAGCCCTGGTATGACCTGTACTCTTCCCGGATGTTGCCGATGAGTGACCCGGTCGGATCGCTGGTCGGCAAGACGCCGCCGGCCGATCCTGCTCCGGCCCGGCCGCTTTCGAGTTATGTGGGTACCTACCGCAATGACTTCTGGGGTCCGGCGACGGTGACCGAGCGGGACGGCACACTGTTCCTCGGGATGGGTCCGCGCGGGGACTCCTTCGAGCTGACCCATTGGGACGGCGACGTGTTCACCTTCTCCTTCGTCACCGAGAACGCACCGCCGGGGACGATATCGAAGGCCACCTTCGACGGTGCGAAGCTGACGTTGGAGTACTACGACGACGGAGTATTTACGAGATGA
- a CDS encoding MBL fold metallo-hydrolase, producing the protein MFGAAARVLGGTAAVAAGGWLLRAAQGTPAALGAADIGAAAKRSPNWRDGVFVNREPASEVQLSREDQFALVRDLLTGGRQQHPPREIPLVRPAPDTAPADLAATWYGHSSVMIEVDGYRVLADPVWSQRCSPSRVIGPQRLHPVPVDIDELPAIDAVIISHDHYDHLDIDTIMALARTQRAKFYVPLGIGAHLRTWGIPAARIVELDWDQSAQLGSLTIVCTPARHFSGRFLTRNVTLWSSWAVIGPRHRVFFGGDTGYTEGFAGIGDAHGPFDLTLMPIGAYHPGWPDIHMNPEEAVRAHRDVSDTGLLVPIHWATFRLAPHPWSEPVERMLTAAAAEGVAVATPRPGEQVSADTARSPENQTWWRG; encoded by the coding sequence ATGTTCGGCGCGGCGGCCCGGGTGCTGGGTGGAACCGCGGCGGTGGCCGCGGGCGGGTGGCTGCTGCGTGCCGCGCAGGGCACGCCCGCCGCGCTGGGCGCCGCCGATATCGGAGCCGCGGCGAAACGGTCGCCGAACTGGCGCGACGGTGTCTTCGTCAACCGCGAACCGGCCTCGGAGGTGCAGCTGAGTCGGGAGGACCAGTTCGCGCTCGTGCGCGACCTGCTCACCGGCGGTAGGCAGCAGCACCCGCCGCGGGAGATCCCGCTGGTCCGCCCGGCGCCGGACACCGCACCGGCCGATCTCGCCGCGACCTGGTACGGGCACTCCTCGGTGATGATCGAGGTGGACGGATACCGGGTGCTGGCCGATCCGGTGTGGAGTCAGCGTTGTTCGCCCTCCCGGGTGATCGGCCCGCAGCGGCTGCACCCGGTGCCGGTCGATATCGACGAGCTACCCGCGATCGATGCGGTCATCATCAGCCACGATCACTATGACCATCTCGACATCGACACCATCATGGCGCTGGCCCGCACTCAGCGCGCGAAGTTCTATGTTCCGCTGGGCATCGGGGCTCACCTGCGCACCTGGGGGATACCGGCAGCGCGCATCGTCGAACTGGATTGGGATCAGAGCGCACAGCTGGGGTCGCTGACCATCGTGTGCACACCGGCGCGGCATTTCTCCGGCCGGTTCCTCACCCGCAACGTGACGCTGTGGTCGTCGTGGGCGGTCATCGGCCCTCGGCATCGGGTGTTCTTCGGCGGTGACACCGGCTACACCGAGGGATTCGCGGGGATCGGCGACGCCCATGGGCCGTTCGACCTGACCTTGATGCCGATCGGCGCTTACCACCCCGGTTGGCCGGACATCCACATGAACCCGGAGGAGGCGGTGCGTGCGCATCGCGATGTCAGCGACACCGGGCTGCTGGTGCCGATCCACTGGGCGACCTTCCGGCTTGCGCCGCACCCCTGGTCGGAGCCGGTGGAGCGGATGTTGACCGCGGCGGCCGCCGAAGGGGTCGCGGTGGCGACCCCGCGCCCGGGGGAGCAGGTGTCTGCGGACACGGCCCGATCGCCGGAGAATCAAACATGGTGGCGCGGCTGA
- a CDS encoding enoyl-CoA hydratase: protein MIGVTRDGNVLTLEMQRPERRNALNAALVDGLREEIEKASGDAASTGVRAIVLTGQGTVFSAGADLSDAEGVAKELPDKARDLNLAIDASPLPIIAALNGPAIGAGVILSMICDLRVAVPGTFFQFPIAKYGLALDNWSIRRLVSLVGHGRARAMLIAAERLDLDTAVQTGMVNRLGDLADAQSWAAEIAGYAPLSVAHSKRVLNDDGAYEEPWPAHKEGFDRAWASPDVIEAQVARIEKRVPKFQGV from the coding sequence ATGATTGGAGTGACCCGGGACGGCAACGTCCTCACCCTGGAGATGCAGCGGCCCGAGCGCCGCAACGCGCTGAACGCCGCACTGGTCGATGGCCTGCGCGAGGAGATCGAGAAGGCCAGTGGAGACGCCGCGTCCACCGGAGTGCGGGCCATCGTGCTCACCGGGCAGGGCACGGTGTTCAGCGCGGGCGCCGATCTGTCCGATGCCGAAGGGGTGGCCAAGGAACTGCCGGACAAGGCCCGAGACCTCAACCTGGCCATCGACGCCAGCCCACTGCCGATCATCGCCGCCCTCAACGGTCCGGCGATCGGGGCCGGCGTCATCCTGTCGATGATCTGTGATCTGCGGGTCGCCGTGCCCGGGACCTTCTTCCAGTTCCCGATCGCCAAGTACGGCCTGGCGCTGGACAACTGGTCGATCCGACGGTTGGTGTCACTTGTCGGGCATGGTCGGGCGCGGGCGATGCTGATCGCCGCCGAACGCCTGGATCTGGACACCGCGGTGCAGACCGGCATGGTCAACCGGCTGGGCGATCTGGCCGACGCGCAGAGCTGGGCCGCCGAGATCGCCGGATACGCGCCGCTGTCGGTGGCGCACTCCAAGCGCGTGCTCAACGACGACGGCGCCTACGAGGAGCCATGGCCGGCCCACAAGGAAGGCTTCGACCGGGCGTGGGCGAGCCCGGACGTCATCGAGGCCCAGGTCGCGCGCATCGAGAAGCGCGTACCGAAGTTCCAAGGCGTCTGA
- a CDS encoding carboxyl transferase domain-containing protein — translation MSSALALRDAVLDEGSFRSWDTAPLQVATSEQYRAELAAAAEKSGLDESVLTGEGTVFGRRVAVLACEFDFLAGSIGVAAAERITTAITRATAERLPLVASPASGGTRMQEGTVAFLQMVKIAAAVQLHKREHLPYIVYLRHPTTGGVFASWGSLGHVTAAEPGALIGFLGPRVYEHLYGEKFPEGVQTAENLYRHGVIDGVVALPQLRSVLDRTLAVLCDPPGPAPAAPETDPIPDTPAWDSVLTSRRPDRPGSEFVLRHGTTDPVQLSGNATQMLLALARFGGQPAVVLGQRRLGMLGPEALREARRGMALAAGLRLPLVSIIDTAGPALSAEAEQEGLAGEIARCLAELVTLEVPTVSVLLGQGSGGPALAMVPADRVLAAQHGWLAPLPPEGASAIVYRDTDHAPELSAAQGVRSADLLRAGIVDAIVAEHPDAADEPRAFTERLAATIAVELHRLRTMSDLERVGTRLHRYRRIGL, via the coding sequence GTGAGCAGTGCGCTGGCACTACGTGATGCCGTCCTGGACGAGGGTTCCTTCCGCAGCTGGGACACCGCCCCGCTGCAGGTGGCGACCTCCGAGCAGTACCGGGCCGAGTTGGCCGCCGCCGCCGAGAAGTCCGGCCTCGACGAGTCGGTGCTGACCGGTGAGGGCACCGTGTTCGGACGCCGGGTGGCCGTGTTGGCCTGCGAGTTCGACTTCCTCGCCGGATCCATCGGGGTGGCCGCCGCCGAGCGGATCACCACAGCGATCACCCGCGCGACGGCCGAGCGGCTGCCTTTGGTCGCCTCGCCGGCCTCGGGTGGCACCCGCATGCAGGAGGGCACCGTGGCCTTCCTGCAGATGGTCAAGATCGCCGCCGCGGTGCAGCTGCACAAGCGCGAGCACCTGCCCTACATCGTCTACCTGCGCCACCCCACCACCGGCGGGGTCTTCGCGTCCTGGGGTTCACTCGGCCACGTCACCGCCGCCGAACCGGGCGCGCTGATCGGATTCCTCGGGCCACGGGTGTACGAGCACCTGTACGGCGAGAAGTTCCCGGAGGGGGTGCAGACCGCCGAGAACCTCTACCGACACGGGGTCATCGACGGGGTGGTGGCACTGCCACAGCTCCGGTCGGTGCTCGACCGCACCCTGGCCGTGCTGTGCGACCCGCCCGGCCCCGCGCCCGCGGCGCCCGAGACCGATCCGATTCCCGACACGCCGGCCTGGGATTCGGTGTTGACCTCCCGGCGCCCGGACCGGCCCGGCTCGGAGTTCGTGCTACGGCACGGCACCACCGACCCCGTGCAGCTGTCCGGTAACGCGACGCAGATGCTGCTGGCGTTGGCCCGGTTCGGCGGCCAACCCGCGGTGGTGCTCGGTCAGCGCCGGCTCGGGATGCTCGGTCCGGAAGCGCTGCGCGAGGCACGACGCGGGATGGCGTTGGCAGCGGGTTTGCGGTTGCCACTGGTCTCGATCATCGACACCGCGGGGCCGGCACTTTCGGCCGAGGCCGAGCAGGAGGGGCTTGCCGGTGAGATCGCCCGGTGTCTGGCCGAATTGGTGACGCTGGAGGTGCCGACGGTGTCGGTGCTGCTGGGTCAGGGCAGCGGCGGACCGGCATTGGCGATGGTGCCCGCCGACCGGGTTCTGGCCGCCCAGCACGGCTGGCTGGCGCCGCTTCCGCCCGAGGGGGCCAGCGCCATCGTCTACCGCGACACCGACCATGCGCCGGAACTGTCGGCCGCGCAGGGTGTCCGGTCCGCCGATCTGCTGCGCGCCGGCATCGTCGACGCGATCGTCGCCGAGCATCCAGACGCCGCCGACGAACCCCGCGCGTTCACCGAGCGACTCGCGGCGACCATTGCCGTCGAGCTACACCGGCTGCGGACGATGTCCGATCTGGAACGGGTCGGCACCCGGCTGCACCGGTACCGCAGGATCGGGTTGTAG
- a CDS encoding HAMP domain-containing sensor histidine kinase → MWRSWTLLKQLVVGLSLMVMVAVATIGAMSVLTLRSSVLGIIDTQLAGALQGCVTSVVKYRATPGADGQLPGPGEMKPLVNLIGQAQGNVVALIQGGQVVDSAHFLPDDAVPAPPEAVSTIARIPWADGEIRTVELPGLGWYRMVGQLGEDGEMLVTGVSRTPAWEAMMRETAVVSGLTLLALVVTALSTLVIVRFALRPLHRVSATAAEVAALPLDRDNHTITPRVPAGDTDPRTEVGLVGHTLNRLLDHVEGALSDVAASDRRMRQFITDASHELRTPLAAIHGYAELTRQDAAVLPETTEYSLARIESETRRMNSLVADLLLLARLDEGQDLDMAAVDLTELLADAVNDITVSAPQHRWRLELPGHPVWVRGDRARLHQTLSNLLNNARVHTPDGTSVTAGIVVTDGCTELTVADDGPGIPAELLGHLFERFVRADKSRARDAGSFGLGLSIAASIIEAHGGSITARSEPGATAFVIRLPVLQPDPAVPVQPGADPFQIGHRPQPV, encoded by the coding sequence ATGTGGCGCAGCTGGACCCTACTCAAGCAGCTCGTCGTCGGTCTCTCGCTGATGGTGATGGTCGCGGTGGCCACCATCGGCGCCATGTCGGTGTTGACGCTGCGGTCCTCGGTGCTCGGCATCATCGACACCCAGTTGGCCGGTGCGCTGCAGGGCTGCGTCACCTCGGTGGTCAAGTACCGCGCGACCCCCGGTGCCGATGGGCAACTGCCGGGACCCGGGGAGATGAAACCCCTGGTGAACCTCATCGGGCAGGCGCAGGGCAACGTGGTGGCGCTCATCCAGGGCGGGCAGGTCGTCGATTCGGCGCACTTCCTGCCCGATGACGCCGTGCCCGCCCCACCGGAAGCGGTGTCGACCATTGCCCGCATCCCGTGGGCCGATGGTGAGATCCGCACCGTGGAACTGCCTGGGCTGGGCTGGTACCGGATGGTCGGCCAACTCGGCGAGGACGGCGAGATGCTGGTCACCGGGGTCTCGCGCACCCCGGCATGGGAGGCGATGATGCGCGAGACGGCGGTCGTATCCGGTCTGACCCTGCTGGCACTGGTGGTCACCGCCCTGAGCACGCTGGTCATCGTCCGATTCGCGCTGCGCCCGTTGCACCGGGTGTCCGCGACGGCCGCCGAGGTGGCGGCGCTGCCGTTGGATCGTGACAACCACACCATCACCCCGCGGGTACCCGCCGGCGACACCGACCCGCGCACCGAGGTCGGACTCGTCGGCCACACGCTGAACCGGTTGCTCGACCATGTCGAGGGCGCGCTGTCCGATGTCGCCGCCTCCGACCGGCGGATGCGCCAGTTCATCACCGACGCCAGCCACGAGTTGCGCACCCCGCTGGCCGCGATCCACGGCTACGCCGAGCTGACCCGTCAGGATGCCGCCGTGCTACCCGAGACCACCGAGTACTCGCTGGCCAGAATCGAATCCGAGACGCGAAGGATGAATTCCCTTGTCGCCGACCTGCTCCTGCTGGCCCGCCTGGACGAGGGGCAGGACCTCGACATGGCCGCCGTCGATCTGACCGAACTCCTGGCCGACGCGGTCAACGACATCACGGTGTCGGCACCTCAGCACCGATGGCGCCTCGAGCTCCCTGGACATCCGGTGTGGGTGCGCGGGGATCGCGCCCGGCTGCACCAGACGTTGTCCAACCTGCTCAACAACGCCCGCGTGCACACCCCGGACGGGACGTCGGTGACAGCAGGGATCGTCGTGACGGACGGCTGTACGGAGCTGACCGTCGCCGACGACGGTCCGGGTATCCCCGCCGAATTGCTGGGGCACCTGTTCGAACGGTTCGTCCGTGCCGACAAGTCCCGGGCGCGCGACGCCGGCAGCTTCGGACTGGGGCTGTCGATTGCAGCCTCGATCATCGAGGCCCACGGTGGGTCCATCACAGCCCGGTCCGAGCCCGGCGCAACGGCTTTCGTGATCCGGCTGCCGGTGCTACAACCCGATCCTGCGGTACCGGTGCAGCCGGGTGCCGACCCGTTCCAGATCGGACATCGTCCGCAGCCGGTGTAG
- a CDS encoding response regulator transcription factor: MYRADGSPIRVLLVDDERALTNLIRMALKYEGWEIDVAHDAAEAVEKYHANTPDLLVLDIMLPDLDGLGVLAKLRESGPYTPTLFLTARDSVADRVTGLTAGGDDYMTKPFSLEELVARLRGLLRRTAYLTPADEESLIVGDLCLDAASREVTRGGEPIALTSTEFDLLRFMMRNPRKALSRMEILQRVWDYDFGGKTSIVDLYVSYLRKKIDSDRDPMIHTVRGVGYLLRAAP; the protein is encoded by the coding sequence ATGTACCGCGCCGACGGTTCCCCGATCCGGGTGCTGCTCGTCGATGACGAACGCGCCCTGACCAACCTGATCCGGATGGCGCTGAAGTACGAGGGCTGGGAGATCGACGTCGCCCATGATGCCGCCGAGGCGGTGGAGAAGTATCACGCCAACACCCCGGATCTGCTGGTTCTGGACATCATGCTGCCCGACCTGGACGGCCTCGGTGTGCTGGCCAAACTCCGCGAGTCGGGTCCCTACACCCCGACGTTGTTCCTCACCGCGCGCGATTCGGTCGCCGATCGCGTCACCGGGCTGACCGCGGGCGGTGACGACTACATGACCAAGCCGTTCTCGTTGGAGGAGTTGGTCGCCAGGTTGCGTGGATTGCTGCGTCGCACCGCCTATCTGACGCCGGCCGACGAGGAGTCGTTGATCGTCGGGGACCTCTGCCTGGACGCCGCCAGCCGGGAGGTGACCCGGGGTGGTGAACCGATCGCGTTGACATCCACCGAATTCGACCTGCTGCGGTTCATGATGCGCAATCCGCGAAAGGCGCTGAGTCGCATGGAAATCCTGCAACGGGTATGGGACTACGATTTCGGCGGCAAGACCAGCATCGTCGACCTCTACGTGTCGTATCTGCGTAAGAAGATCGACAGCGACCGGGACCCGATGATCCACACCGTCCGCGGCGTGGGCTACCTGCTGCGGGCCGCGCCGTGA
- a CDS encoding DoxX family protein — MSISKSTVTTPAAPAVDDRLSANAPIVLGVFRILVALMFAMHGTMKLFGFPSGSPAAVGTWPSWWAGVLEIVLGLLIAVGFFSRAAAFVASGMMAVAYFWMHFPEAFWPIDNGGESAALYSFFFLLLVFTGPGALSINRR; from the coding sequence GTGTCCATCTCGAAGTCCACCGTCACGACGCCTGCCGCCCCGGCAGTCGATGATCGCCTGTCCGCCAATGCACCGATCGTGCTCGGAGTGTTCCGAATCCTGGTCGCGCTCATGTTCGCCATGCACGGCACGATGAAGCTGTTCGGCTTTCCCAGCGGTTCGCCCGCAGCGGTGGGAACCTGGCCCAGTTGGTGGGCGGGCGTGCTGGAGATCGTGCTCGGGCTGTTGATCGCCGTCGGATTCTTCAGCCGCGCGGCGGCGTTCGTCGCCTCCGGGATGATGGCCGTCGCCTACTTCTGGATGCACTTCCCGGAAGCGTTCTGGCCCATCGACAACGGCGGTGAGAGCGCCGCGCTGTACAGCTTCTTCTTCCTGCTGTTGGTGTTCACCGGCCCGGGAGCGCTGTCGATCAACCGGAGGTAG
- a CDS encoding DoxX family protein: MTTSTVDTVARLQDPLTARAPLAIGVFRILVGLMYAMHGTVKLFGFPNGPTVTLGAWPSWWAAVLEVVFGLLIAVGFATRLSAFISSGVMAVAYFWKHFPDGFWPIANDGETAALYSFIFALLVFTGPGALALRRNG; the protein is encoded by the coding sequence ATGACCACTTCGACAGTCGATACCGTTGCACGCTTGCAGGATCCGCTGACGGCCCGGGCTCCGCTGGCCATCGGTGTGTTCCGGATCCTCGTCGGTCTGATGTACGCCATGCACGGCACGGTCAAACTGTTCGGCTTCCCCAACGGGCCGACGGTCACCTTAGGCGCCTGGCCGAGTTGGTGGGCGGCGGTGTTGGAAGTGGTGTTCGGCCTGCTCATCGCGGTCGGGTTCGCCACCCGGTTGTCGGCGTTCATCTCCTCGGGCGTGATGGCCGTCGCCTACTTCTGGAAGCACTTCCCCGACGGTTTCTGGCCCATCGCCAACGACGGCGAAACCGCGGCGCTGTACAGCTTCATCTTCGCCCTCCTGGTGTTCACCGGCCCGGGGGCTCTGGCGCTGCGACGGAACGGCTGA